In Penaeus vannamei isolate JL-2024 chromosome 14, ASM4276789v1, whole genome shotgun sequence, one DNA window encodes the following:
- the LOC113827350 gene encoding myophilin, with amino-acid sequence MPGNFVFTQDNPDNLNCAGEPDVLEPHMRDTIKENDILIWIYNMIDEAARVDFEFFLKDGCILCKLMNRIKPGSIPEDSITWEGARSKQQNIKNFLENAEAYGVPKEKLFHPEDLLHLRNVPRVTRCIYALAKLVAQDPNMGADCPKLGDEPSFMKEQKKKIDVPGHRDTKDVLAQLTTAKPKEEKKTTKHSLYK; translated from the exons ATGCCCGGAAACTTCGTCTTCACGCAGGACAATCCCGATAACCTGAACTGCGCAGGGGAGCCCGATGTCCTGGAACCGCACATG CGCGACACAATCAAGGAGAATGACATCCTTATCTGGATCTATAACATGATCGACGAGGCAGCCAGAGTGGACTTCGAATTCTTCTTAAAAGACGGATGCATTTTGTGCAA GCTGATGAACCGCATAAAACCGGGTAGCATTCCGGAGGACAGTATCACGTGGGAGGGCGCTCGGAGCAAACAGCAGAACATCAAGAACTTCCTCGAAAATGCGGAAGCGTACGGCGTGCCCAAGGAGAAGCTCTTCCACCCTGAGGATCTGCTCCACTTGCGCAACGTCCCCCGGGTGACCAGGTGTATCTACGCCCTGGCGAAGTTG GTGGCGCAGGACCCCAACATGGGCGCTGACTGCCCCAAGCTGGGAGACGAGCCGAGCTTCatgaaggaacagaagaagaagatcgACGTGCCTGGACACAGAGACACGAAGGACGTCCTGGCTCAGCTGACGACCGCGAAAcccaaggaggagaagaagacgaccaAGCACTCGCTgtataaatga